The window GGGTGGGACAGCGGCGGGTTTTTCCTGCGCGCTTCTTCCCACAGGGCCAAGGCTTCGGGTGTGGTGCCATAGCGCTCCAGCGGGAACGAACGAGTGAAATCGTGGGTGGCCGTCAGCCCTTCGAGCAAAGTTTTCATCGGCGCCGAAAGCGCTTCATACGCCGCGATACCGCTGGCCCACAACGTGTCGCCACCAAACTCCGGCAGCAACTTGGCACTGAGTACCGCGCCCAGGGCCGGGGTCGGCAGGAAGGTGACGTCGGTGTGCCAGATCGCGTTGTCGCGCACGTCAGTGACGGCGGTATCGAGGATCAGCACTTCGGGTTGTTCCGGCACATTCGGGTAGATCGGGTGAATGTGCAGGTCGCCGAAATTGGCGGCGAAACGCGCCTGTTGCTGCGGCGTGATCGGCTGATCGCGGAAGAACAACACTT of the Pseudomonas frederiksbergensis genome contains:
- the tauD gene encoding taurine dioxygenase, which codes for MSHLTIVPLSYALGAHISGVDISQPLNLEQRDAIEQALLEHQVLFFRDQPITPQQQARFAANFGDLHIHPIYPNVPEQPEVLILDTAVTDVRDNAIWHTDVTFLPTPALGAVLSAKLLPEFGGDTLWASGIAAYEALSAPMKTLLEGLTATHDFTRSFPLERYGTTPEALALWEEARRKNPPLSHPVIRTHPVSGRRSLFVNEGFTSKINELSETESEVMLKFLFAHATRPEFTIRWRWQKDDVAFWDNRVTQHYAVDDYRPARRVMQRATVLGDVPFFR